Below is a window of Zerene cesonia ecotype Mississippi chromosome 18, Zerene_cesonia_1.1, whole genome shotgun sequence DNA.
TCTTTTCACGATCCTTCTCTCGGCACGGCTGGTGTAGAGTTTGGAGCCAAACATTTCCTATGTAAAAAAGAGgtaaattagaaaaatgtgtgctttttacatatgtatataaaattaaaagctctATCCTGACAGACAGAGgcataatttctaaatatgtcgtgaacaaaaaaaataaggatcctttgttttgtttgttacagatgcatcaaaaaatgttttgtattgatttgattttctacacattttttaattataacacgTAATGTTCTAGAAACTTATCCAGGTGGgtttcaatagaaataaaaaaaaaaaactaaccaAGAGCAATCAGCGAGTACGCATCGGTAGATGTTGATGAGTTCTGCAATATCCTTTCAAATTTCTTCTGTCCGGGGCCCCACTCCTGCTGAGCTAAATGCAAGTTACCCAATAGAGACCATGTGTCTGGATGCTCTATGTTCACTTTCAATGCTTCTTTGAACCAATCAGACGCTTCGTAAATCTGACCTTTGTCGCGAGCCATGCAACCTAACCTAAGAATATATGTTTcctttaaattgaattgttgTTGCATATGAAATAGAAACATATTTAGCTAAAGAGAAATAGACCCTTTTAATTTTAcagtataatatgtaatcaagataaaaatatttattttgtagaagTTATTCTCTGGAAtgattaaatctatattattctatattattattttagaaaacataatattttttatcgccGTTCAATGcgaaagatttaatttttacctcAAATAGCAATCAATATAGTTAGGATGTTCCTTCAATATATCCTTATACAATTTTTCAGCTTTATTGTAAACACAGAGTGCTTCATTCAAACGCGCTAGATTATACATGGTAGTTACGGCAATAGAATTATAGTATTGTGCATCCAATGTTTCCGCATCTGCTTTCTCTCTGTAACAATATGgtcaaagataataaattttatgaaataaagtaagtatattatgtacaatttatttattatatgttattattgataaacCATACCTTTCCAAGGCTTCCTCTAAATACTTCATAGCTTCAGGCAAATTTCCAAGACGATAATGAAGGGCTGCCACATTGTTTAAGATTTCTGCAGGGATGTCAGCATTGACCTTGTCTTTCAGAATTTTCATAGCTGTACTATAAGCATTGAGAGATCcctgaaacatttatatataaatgacaaaaccaatgaatataaagaccaatatacaaaaatatactaaaattaaatttgttggaTGCCTGATATTacaactgtttattatttttaagaattaaaatgatactgattttaaattataccaagatataaaaaagaagacATGttctaagtatatatatatggagtTACCTGTAAATCATTTTGTTCCAGTATTTGTGCCAATTCAATCCAGGCCTCCACATCATCAGGGAACTGTTCAGTAACTTTCTTTAAATGTTGCCTTGCAATGTCCCTTTGTAATTGTGAAGGGGAGTTTGCATATAATGATCCaagaattttcattgtttcatAATTACCAGGTTGGGCCTTAAGCACTTTTTCGAAACATTGTGCTGCCTGtaggaaaacattttttcagaGAAGTTATCagatcaaattcaaattattttgttcaatCATAGGTTGATTGGTAAAACAAGAAATATGGTCAAAGTTGAGTTGCTTCAACACTTAAGAAAAAAAGTGGAATTGTTAATTAGAATAGACACTTAAAAATTCTACAGTCTGCTTGAAAAATATTAGACAAAACTGAATTTGTCGAAAGCTAACTTTACCTCTTACATATTCCTAAagctatcctactaatatcataaatgcaaaagtttgtaaggatgtgtgtgtgtgttactctttcacgcaaaaactacttgaaccaattgcaatcaaatttggtacattgacagctggacaactggaataacatataggcaactttaaaTCTTGATATTTTTACGGCATATGGACTTATCCGGGTGAAGTTTGATTGTAATTCACTTACATTTTCAGTGTCTCCTCTGTAGATATACATTTGTCCAAGACCATAGTGCGGCAATACAAAGTTAGGAGGAGCAAACTGTGTTGCCTGATAATAATACTGAAATGCCTGATCACAATCACCTTGAGCATGAAATGCTCTCGCTAAGTGATGGCAACTCTCTGCTCTCATTGCTTCATTTTCAGTGTTATGAAATGCATGTAATGCAAGATGTTGCACTTTACCATAATCCtataacacaacaaaatagCATAGCATTTTATTGACAGCAAATTTGAAaaagatagatttttttaagatagaAATATCTTTTCCAAATTTGCTgtcaatacatataataatttgataagcattttatatgtattccaTAGGTAGAGGGTaagctataaattataaaaacatatatacctTTTTGAAAAAGAAATGATTGGCCAAGTGGTTTAATACCATTGGATTTTTTGGATCAATGGCATATGCTTTAGACAGCATTATTACAGCCATTTTATTGGATTCACTTTCTTGTTGGTTGAGTTTCAATATTGATAGGCCCACAAGCGCTCCAACACATTGAGAATCAAGTTGCAAAGCTCTTTCAAAAGCCatccttaataaaaaaaaaaggttaaaaaaatgttatacaaataaatatacacttaaaatctgatagaaatatttctaatgtatcccataaattaataatgagtGCAGTTAAACACATTCGAAAACTggaacaatttatatttcacacaGGTATAGAAATTGAACGATACAGTCAGccataatgtttttgtttggttCAATCTAAAATACTGTCTTATATATTTCAGAATTACCTAaatgtatcaataaaaaattaaactcacCTAGCTTTTTcctgattatttaatttcataaagcAGTGCCCCATACCCAGACGAAGAGCAGCAGGGCTGTTAGGGTTGGTTCTcaatgcttttttataaaacgctAAAGCACCTCTGTAATCCTTACGGTTAAATGCAATACAAGCTTTACCAAGTAATGAAGGCACATTGTTTGGTGACTGATttagtacaaaattaaattgagtGTCTGCTTGTCCCATCTTATCACCTTCAAGCAGGCAAAAGTATGCACGGCCAAGAAGATGATTctgaaaaagatttttaaattaaatcattcatATTGGGCTCTTCAGCTttgatacataaattttatataaaaaaaatacactataatctacacatatttattatgctaATTATTGGTGTATAAtccaattaatacaattatttatgtacaaattgTATGGATTTATTGCTAAATATTTGcgatatttgattaaatactgTACATACCTgatcatacataataattttatctgcCATGGTGTAAAGAAGTGTAGCTTTTGTAAAAAGCTCTTTTTTCTTGTCTTTcgacttttctttatttgcctCTTGTACGTAGTACGCGGCAAGCATATCGAGAGCACGCATTTGGTCCCTTTCAAAGTCTCTGTAGTCAATATTGGCATCCACTCGGGATGCCTCCAGTATTTTAAGGAAATCATCGAtctttttctgtttataataCGCAAGCTAAAATTGGGAAAGTAAGactatagatttttttgtttgaaaatattaaaaagattgGGAACATTTTAGAGGTTAAAAGAATACCCACAGCAACATTTATCCAAACGTTTAGTTGGGATCGTTCTTGTTGTAATATACTCAAAACTTCATCACCCGATGGAAGCTGTTCTGGGTCTAGCTCAATCACCtgaaacattaaaagaaaaacaaacgtaAATTGCTGATGACACTTAATACTGGTCGTAAACATACGAGACAATTTTTAGTCTTACCTCATCGGTGCTCATCAATGGTATTTCGAGCGACATTTTAAGTCTTTTTTTGAGTTCCTGTAtcacaatttaaacattttaggctgatgaaaaataaacaattcttgAAATTCACCGAAAAATCTCACTTGAACTTGATACGTGATTTTGACAAGTATCGGCGTCTGTCTCTCCTTCAAGATCCTGTCACTGTCTAACATAGATCACAGATTATATCTACTAGTTGTAGtttgtacattttacataacaatgattatACCAAGGAAATGGCTGAAAAATGAGCCGACTGAGAGAGTTAACGTGGAGGAAATTTATCTTTTCTGAAAGGTGGACCataagattttttcaattttcttcAGTGTTAGTGTTTATCATTATCAGTGGTTCGGCAATCAATTTCTGATAGTAactattaattacaattacatgTGTATTGAATTTTCCATTACCAATAGGTGATTTTTGAGAAATTAGACCGTATAGATATAAGCTTATTGACTTTATATTCGTCGGAGACGAGCAGGCTACGGCTCAAATTGTActtgttattgtaattagttcttaatctgtgattcaaatgtcataaattgtcagaattggggaaaacagatttttttaagaaatgcCGCTAaatctgtaatttattaatccttAATTTGTTCTAGATGCCAGTATTCTTTTCCCGTGTTTCGtccattgttatttgttattatttaaagacaacatttcaaatttaaacatgtTGTAAATGTGTTACATcacaaaaatgaattaatacaaaatgaaatatgttttagtaaaaaaaaaaacaatgaattcaCCTCAGGGAaaaagaataacatataaaagaaGGAGGCCAAATCAATATTTTGAGAAATGTCTTAAAAATCTGTGGCTTGATGCACAAGCAAAAAAAAGCAAGCATGAACCAATGTTTAGAACAGCATTGACCTCCCTGTCCCAATATCCATTACCTTTGAAATCTGGAGCCGATTGTGCAATTCTTAAagggtttaataaaaatatttgtttatatttggatcaatatttgaaaaattgtgaaTGTATAAGCTCAAAAAATAGTTcagaagtaataaatattgatgacAATGATCCATCTAGTGCCAATGAAGAATTGGAAAAGGTTACAGATGAAAATCAATTAGTTATATCTCCAAACCAAAATGAAAGAATTACCTATAAGCCAACCTTTAGATCAGGTGGCTATGGAATACTTATGGGCTTATTAGAACATTCAAAGAAAAACAcaggaatttatttaaaaaaatgtgaactGATTGAAATAGCTCAAAAGTATTGTGAAGATTCACTCACAGTGCCTAGGTCTGTAAGGTATTCTGCTTGGTCAAATATGGCTAGATTAATAAGTAAAGGTCTTGTGAAAAGAGTTAAGCATAAAAATGCAGAATATTCTCTGACAAAAGATGGCACTATATTGGCAAATAAGTTGTGGGAAGAAAACAAAGATAAACCTTCTATTAATAATACGATATTTCACAAATCACCACCTCAAGAAACTAGAAGTACAACTACATGTCCCTTACAAGAACCGATCAGGAAAGAGAAACCTTACATAAGAAGTAATGGGGATGGCAGTAGTGATACAGAAAGTGTTTCACAATTAACTacaagtataattaaaatggaaccaaattcatttgatattgtattaataattgataaaaacgAAACTCACGGGTATGTTTCTTTcacaaaaattttcatatacacTTAATATTGACatccatttcaattttaaacttcattttgaaattcaatgtttttttttttcagaaattcAAACACACCTGATccattttgtgtttatactGATCTCAATTATGAAGCAAGAAGTCTCAAAGTGGGAGATTTTACATGGATTGCAAGACACAAGACCAATGGAACTGAATTAGTTCTACCTTATATTGTGGAAAGGAAGAGGATGGATGATTTAGGAGCAAGTATTAAAGATGGAAGATTTCATGAACAAAAATTTAGATTACGAAAATGTGGTTTGGatcatgttatatatttaattgaatcttATGATAAGAATAAACATGTTGGATTACCATTGCCAACTCTTCTACAAGCTCTTGCTAATACGAGAATTCAAGATGCATTTAAAGTATATGCAACTGATTCATTGGTAAAGACTAATAGATTTTTGGCTATGATGACAAAGAGA
It encodes the following:
- the LOC119834058 gene encoding RNA polymerase-associated protein CTR9 homolog encodes the protein MSLEIPLMSTDEVIELDPEQLPSGDEVLSILQQERSQLNVWINVALAYYKQKKIDDFLKILEASRVDANIDYRDFERDQMRALDMLAAYYVQEANKEKSKDKKKELFTKATLLYTMADKIIMYDQNHLLGRAYFCLLEGDKMGQADTQFNFVLNQSPNNVPSLLGKACIAFNRKDYRGALAFYKKALRTNPNSPAALRLGMGHCFMKLNNQEKARMAFERALQLDSQCVGALVGLSILKLNQQESESNKMAVIMLSKAYAIDPKNPMVLNHLANHFFFKKDYGKVQHLALHAFHNTENEAMRAESCHHLARAFHAQGDCDQAFQYYYQATQFAPPNFVLPHYGLGQMYIYRGDTENAAQCFEKVLKAQPGNYETMKILGSLYANSPSQLQRDIARQHLKKVTEQFPDDVEAWIELAQILEQNDLQGSLNAYSTAMKILKDKVNADIPAEILNNVAALHYRLGNLPEAMKYLEEALEREKADAETLDAQYYNSIAVTTMYNLARLNEALCVYNKAEKLYKDILKEHPNYIDCYLRLGCMARDKGQIYEASDWFKEALKVNIEHPDTWSLLGNLHLAQQEWGPGQKKFERILQNSSTSTDAYSLIALGNVWLQTLHQPCREKDREKRHQERALAMYKQVLKNDQKNIWAANGIGCVLAHKGCINEARDIFAQVREATADFPDVWMNIAHIYVEQKQYINAIQMYENCIRKFRASHEVEWLTWLARAQTLAGRARAARGTLLRARRVAPHDTALLFNTALALRRLAAHVLKDERSELRVVLRAVHELHVSHRYFQRLATVESGEGAERARYEPSAAASEARTCADLLSQAQWHVTRARRQHEEEVTLRDRQREQREAFRRQQVWRARAEPACADLLCGLMTISLVTINVYHEDISF
- the LOC119834043 gene encoding crossover junction endonuclease MUS81, encoding MKYVLVKKKTMNSPQGKRITYKRRRPNQYFEKCLKNLWLDAQAKKSKHEPMFRTALTSLSQYPLPLKSGADCAILKGFNKNICLYLDQYLKNCECISSKNSSEVINIDDNDPSSANEELEKVTDENQLVISPNQNERITYKPTFRSGGYGILMGLLEHSKKNTGIYLKKCELIEIAQKYCEDSLTVPRSVRYSAWSNMARLISKGLVKRVKHKNAEYSLTKDGTILANKLWEENKDKPSINNTIFHKSPPQETRSTTTCPLQEPIRKEKPYIRSNGDGSSDTESVSQLTTSIIKMEPNSFDIVLIIDKNETHGNSNTPDPFCVYTDLNYEARSLKVGDFTWIARHKTNGTELVLPYIVERKRMDDLGASIKDGRFHEQKFRLRKCGLDHVIYLIESYDKNKHVGLPLPTLLQALANTRIQDAFKVYATDSLVKTNRFLAMMTKRLEDEYKGKFLQGSSTDVANGMLMTFEYFNKSSIKSKVLTVTEMFIKMLLQLKGMSVEKALAITNVYKTPKSLITAYENCSQREGEFLLANLKYGDLNRNVGPNVSRAVFHLFTF